Genomic window (Neurospora crassa OR74A linkage group VI, whole genome shotgun sequence):
TTGTCCCACGGCCGCCGATTCCTTCTTTGTGTTTTCATTCTTTGCCACACAGCCGCGGCCCAATACCATCTCGAGACATCGCCATCTGCGCAATTCACCATGGCTACACGTGCGGCACACAAGCGCGCAAGTCCACCGAATTCCATGGTCTTGCTTGAACATGGACTAATGTTTTCTTCTAGTTGACGCGCGAATACAAATCCATCACCGAGAACCCCCCGCCGTACATCACTGCCCACCCCTCCGAGTCCAATATCCTGGAGTAAGCATCTACCACTGCCAGCTTCGCTTACATGTGGCCAGCGGCTGACGTACAGTTCTCCAGATGGCATTACATCATCACAGGACCCGAGAACACTCCCTACCACGGCGGTCAATACTGGGGCACGCTCATCTTCCCGCCCAACTACCCCTTCGCTCCTCCTGCGATCCGTATGCACACTCCTTCCGGCCGCTTCACACCCTCGAGCCGACTATGTCTCTCCATCTCGGATTTCCACCCCAAATCCTTCAACCCTGCATGGGAAGTCTCGACGATCCTTATCGGCCTACTATCATTCATGACCTCCGAAGAGATGACGACGGGCTCCGTCTCGGCCACCGAAACAGAACGCAAGTTTCACGCCGCGCGCTCACGATGGTGGAACTCGACGGGCGGCGGCTCCCATCTCCGACCGAACGGCGCAGCCGGGAAAGGCAACGTCAAGGCTGGCGATGGGGGCGCCAAGTTCAGGTCGGAGTGGCCCGAGGTGGACGCCGAGAACTGGAGGTGGATCAAGGAAAACAACATTGACCCAGCGACGGGGAACAGGCCGGAGCCGGTGAACGCGTCGTCATGCGGACCTCAGCTAGGTATCGCTGGCAGCAGCGGTGGTCAGGCTCACGCTGTTGTGGACGTGGTTATGCAGCAAAGAGATGCGGGTCAGGGGTGGATGTCGAGGCATAAGTGGCTGCTGGCGggatcctttttcttcttttacgTATTGATGGTGAGGATCTTTGGCGAGGCTTGAGGGATGAGAAATcctggggggaggggggactAGCAAGCAGAAGGAACGATCACTATCAGCGAAGGATACCCTGCATTATCCGACAATACCACCGAACATCCGAAACGAACTTCAAGTCGCGGCCGTCAGTCAGTGGATTGTTGGAGATCACGACGTCCAATTATTCCCATATGGAATACagttttcttctttcatATATACACACAAGCATCGGCGTTtcgggagaagggggggcAGTGCAGGCCGTGGACAGGATCGTTAGCGTACGTGATTACATCACGGGCATCATCAGCGTTGGACATACAGGCAGGCTAGgcgagaagaaagagaccaCAACGTAACTGCAATTTCCAACAATACCAAAACCAAGACCAAGCCCAAGAGCAAAAGTGACAGGGTTCCCggagcaaaaaaaaaaaaaagtaccGGAGTTGGACTGGAGAACTGGAGCATGGGCGCAGTTCATCACGTGTGTGACTTGAGCAGAACGAGAGGATTGAATGAATGGATTGTCCAAAAAGACCGATGAGTGATGTATCACATCGGACATACTTAGTCGGGGGAATTGGACACGTCGTTCCTTCATCAAGTGTCTCAGCTTCCTCAACCTATCTTATCTCACACAGATATCCTCCCAATCAACaatcatacctacctaattacaTGAATTTGAGCGATAATAGTACACCAACTAATCAAGCGAAGAAGTCGACATCTCGCTCTCTCTCATCTCTCTCTATCCCAAAATCTCTCGAAATTGCGTGAATGGAGCAGGgcatctttttctttatccAAAGTTCACACGCGCACGTGTCCAAGATCTTTAGCCATTTTAGCTATAGCAAACAGACATCATGATTTTCCccagaaaaaagaaagaattgATAGGTATTCATATTCATATGATTCTATTCTGTTCATCAACAGTgctcaaaaaaaaaaaaaaaaatccaaaaaaaaaaaatcaatcATCCGCCCCCCCTCCAACAAAAGTTCAGTTTCCCGTCCCCGCCCGCCCCGGCATCGATGcgcctttcttttctttttttttccaacaacaacatcatctccatctccatctctctataaaaaaaaaaaaacattaCATGTCATCTGCAACAAAATTGTCGTCGACTTGGTAAGTAACACAAGTCttgtagaagaagaagaagaagaagaaaaagatgaaTTGGTTTGCATATCGCTTGAGCCTTCTTGATATCcaaaaagaataaaggacATAAAATCGCCGCTGAGAAATGCTAAGTAGGTAGTGCTAAGTgggttaggtaggtaggtaaaaaaaaaccaaTTGTATGGAACCGCGGAGGGTATGtccaaaagaagaagaaagagaaaaaaaaatgaaaagaggaaaaaaaaaatttgtGAGGTCGAGAAAGGGGGGGGATGTTTAGAtgtatacctaggtagtgtaggtagtacCATAAGGTGTAGTAGAGATGAGATGTGTGTGAAAAATTCGGAACACCGTAAAATCAATGCAATGCATGACCATCAACTTCAAAAAATCCCATTGCAAAACGAGATTCGCTCTCTCCTCGCtattctctctcttcttcgacGCGTGAATTAACCAATCCAATCCTCAATCGTCTCCTCGTAAGTGGCGGTGTAAATATATGGGGGGTAGTCTATAAAAGTATGTTGTATGTGCCTCATTTTAGATGCTTTTTTTGTTATTTCTTGGTGTTTTGGGATTTGGCGAAAGAGAGTTTactccttcttttgcttcttgagGAAGCCAAAAATGCCGTTCTTCTTGGGGACGCGGACAAGCCAGTAGACTGCgagggcggcgaggatgTTGAAGGCGATGTAGGCAAAGAGGATGCTATTGTTGAGgagtatattagtaaccgTTGTTCAAGACGTGACGAGGGGAAAGGAGAGAgcggggaaaaaaagaatacaTACCCAAAGTTGCGCCATCTATCGGCATAGTCGGACGACACGCTAGCAAGGAACATGTTGGTCTTGTCAATGGGGCAGAAGCTGCACTCGTCCGTGGCGTCCGGGTTGAGGAGGTAACCACCAGCGGCCTTGATGTAGTCGGACATGTACTCCCCGCAAGTGCCGTTGAGGGGGTTGAACTTGAGGAACTCGACATCCGAGCAATGCACGTCCGTGTTCGCCACGCCGACCGACAACATGGCGCTGACCAGGTACGTGAAGGGGCTGACGCGGTACATGAAGATCCAGAAGCCGGG
Coding sequences:
- a CDS encoding ubiquitin-conjugating enzyme, with the translated sequence MATRAAHKRLTREYKSITENPPPYITAHPSESNILEWHYIITGPENTPYHGGQYWGTLIFPPNYPFAPPAIRMHTPSGRFTPSSRLCLSISDFHPKSFNPAWEVSTILIGLLSFMTSEEMTTGSVSATETERKFHAARSRWWNSTGGGSHLRPNGAAGKGNVKAGDGGAKFRSEWPEVDAENWRWIKENNIDPATGNRPEPVNASSCGPQLGIAGSSGGQAHAVVDVVMQQRDAGQGWMSRHKWLLAGSFFFFYVLMVRIFGEA